In Malus sylvestris chromosome 15, drMalSylv7.2, whole genome shotgun sequence, a single genomic region encodes these proteins:
- the LOC126603046 gene encoding uncharacterized protein LOC126603046: protein MAVILRYVDNKGQVIERFVGVQYVTKTTSNNLKESIDEFLKQHDLSYSNLRGQGYDGVSNMRDCYNDSASEEKRLLKDLQSFEFVFLLFLMKSILGVTNDLSQALQKKDQEIVNAMALVKTCKEQLRCMRNDENFDLLVDKVSSFCVEHEIEEPNMDDLYVIQGKSLRKAPRKTNHHHYKVELFSEVIDFQLTELDDHFTKGNIELLICLACLSPNDSFVAFDKEKLVRPAHM, encoded by the exons ATGGCGGTGATTTTGCGTTATGTGGACAACAAAGGTCAAGTAATTGAAAGGTTCGTGGGAGTCCAATATGTTACCAAAACAACTTCAAATAATCTAAAGGAGtccattgatgagttcttgaaACAACATGATTTGAGCTACTCCAACCTACGAGGTCAAGGTTATGATGGTGTGAGTAATATGAGAG ATTGCTACAATGATAGTGCTAGTGAAGAAAAAAGGTTATTAAAAGATTTACAATCTTTTGAGTTTGTATTCCTCCTCTTTTTGATGAAATCCATATTAGGAGTTACAAACGATTTGTCACAAGCATTACAAAAAAAAGATCAAGAgattgtgaatgcaatggctTTAGTCAAGACATGTAAAGAACAACTACGTTGCATGAGGaatgatgaaaattttgatCTTTTGGTTGATAAAGTATCATCTTTTTGTGTTGAACATGAAATTGAGGAGCCTAATATGGATGATTTATATGTCATTCAAGGGAAATCATTGCGTAAGGCTCCAAGAAAGACCAATCATCATCATTACAAAGTGGAGCTCTTTTCTGAGGTCATTGATTTCCAACTTACAGAATTAGATGATCATTTCACTAAAGGTAATATTGAATTGCTTATTTGCTTGGCATGTTTGAGTCCGAATGattcatttgtagcttttgatAAAGAGAAGCTTGTTCGCCCTGCTCATATGTGA